The proteins below come from a single Chryseobacterium sp. MA9 genomic window:
- a CDS encoding translocation/assembly module TamB, protein MKLKINTTKLLRRIAITFISILVLLTLLILSLKLPAVQNFIKDKLIVYLEKKIKTQVSLERVYIGFPNSLVMENLYLKGQDVDTLLAVKKLDVGLHMLKLLNSTADITSVSMEGARANVVRKPDGKFNFDYIIDAFATSDKEESSSKPFIISLDKINLKDIGVTFNDQQSKNDIKLYFKSFDTRVKTFDLNKNNYAVNDINLDGLKLKLKQGLVEEVAQKVEKKVDSLNEKKPMNIGLRGIKLTHFDIDYGDDNTKTFAKVIFKELSTKVNKLDLENNAYNIANVFLSGADINANLYLPAQNANPKKTKEPEVSKASDQDKAMKLLLGKLVLNDVKVNYNNTAIAPTKQGMDFNHLNFSKMNVEVRSFKMENNTFAGTVNTAEIKEGRGLDIQKFNTDFVYAEKEAYLKDLYLQTPKTILRDEVILNYNSIDQLSSNLGAVKISANIKDSKIGFSDILNLVPTLRNTVPFNKYPNAILNVNANVKGSVNDLLIRDLKVSGLDQLRVMASGKIKNAMNPDQLYYDLRIGEFSSSAKTIFNLVPKNTIPSNISLPSHFSIKGNAKGTTKVVNTDLNLYSTLGNAAVIAQVDMHRKNHELYDVKANLQGIQIGKIIQNKDIGPITAQIAAKGESFDFKNANADLKGHIASAVYKGYRYQNMNLTGKINKGAYHVILDSKDPNASLQLTASGVYDEKNPTVKVNGEVIKLDVNKLGFYEKPMIIAGKIDGDFTSLDPNNLNGYLNLKDFAFSDTKEVYPVQEVNLKASSTKDSTQIIFNSQIADVELKGKYKLTQIFGALTKTVNQYYQFQKPEKSQKIDPGQHFTFTAKIKNDDLIRKFVPDLKDFETINLVGNYDADSQKIEIDGQIPRLLYGENTIEKGALKVTNENQALQYSLNVAALKSSSFSLNKINIDGDVADNTIRYNVTTKDEKDATQFLIAGNAKSLNDITEISLNPNGLKLNYTDWNVAENNKIQISNKGILADNFILSNGNSEIAVQSESNSPSSPLNISLKDFKIETITELIKKDTVLARGTINGTAQLRDVTKKMTFTSDLNISDLIVYGSPVRNLAVKVNNASPNLLNADIALSGNNNDVKILGDYNTSSSTFDLNMAINQLQMKSIQGFSMNAITDTEGYLSGNLKITGTTDKPNVLGKVKFNDAGLEIAKTGSDFRHLSDEIDFTSRGIEFDKFKIKDKDGNALVVDGQVLTQTYRDFAFNLNVNAKNFKVVNSEKSNDAMMYGILAIDAGLHIRGNLDLPKVDGKLNVADNTDFTFVLPQSTPSLQERDGIVEFVDQDQVVLNKTIKADSLNAQSRIKGMDVSVNIEVSKEAKLSLIIDKANGDFVQLQGEAELTGGIDPSGKTTLVGVYEVEKGSYDLSVSFLKRKFDIQKGSTITWTGEPTMAIMDITAVYKTEAAPIDLVEQQVGTENGGASLINQFKQRIPFNALLKMKGELLKPQLTFDITTEEKNNSVSTNVKDVVDQKLAQLRTLESELNKQVFALLLLNRFIGENPFESGAGMSAETMARQSVSKILSQQLNNLAAGLIKGVDLNFGLDSTEDYSSGQKNTRTDLNVDISKKLLNDRLKVTVGSNFGLEGQARENENMTNIAGNVSVDYSLSKDGRYMLRAYRKDEYQVALQGQIIETGVGFIITLDYDKFREIFQKSKEKKPKKNQNNQVVEFK, encoded by the coding sequence TTGAAACTGAAAATCAACACCACAAAACTTTTAAGGCGTATTGCAATAACCTTTATTTCAATATTGGTTCTTCTTACCCTGTTGATACTAAGCTTAAAACTCCCTGCCGTTCAAAACTTTATCAAAGACAAGCTTATTGTTTACCTTGAGAAAAAAATCAAAACTCAGGTAAGCCTTGAAAGAGTCTATATAGGATTTCCCAACAGCCTTGTCATGGAGAATCTTTATCTCAAAGGACAGGATGTGGATACCCTTCTGGCAGTGAAAAAACTGGATGTAGGTTTGCATATGCTGAAGCTTCTTAATTCTACCGCAGATATTACTTCGGTCAGTATGGAAGGAGCACGTGCCAATGTTGTAAGGAAACCGGACGGCAAATTCAATTTCGATTATATCATCGATGCTTTCGCAACCAGTGACAAAGAGGAAAGCTCTTCCAAACCATTCATTATTTCTCTTGATAAAATCAATTTAAAAGATATTGGCGTGACATTCAATGACCAGCAGTCGAAGAATGATATTAAACTATATTTTAAGTCTTTTGATACCAGGGTAAAAACTTTTGATCTTAATAAAAACAATTACGCTGTTAATGATATTAATCTTGACGGATTAAAATTAAAGCTAAAACAGGGACTTGTAGAAGAAGTTGCCCAAAAGGTTGAGAAAAAAGTAGACTCTCTTAATGAAAAGAAACCGATGAATATTGGATTGAGAGGCATTAAGCTTACCCATTTCGATATTGATTACGGTGATGACAATACCAAAACATTTGCAAAAGTCATATTCAAAGAACTGAGCACAAAGGTTAATAAACTTGATCTTGAAAATAATGCTTACAACATTGCGAATGTATTTCTTTCCGGAGCAGATATTAATGCCAATCTTTATCTTCCTGCTCAGAATGCCAATCCGAAAAAAACAAAAGAACCTGAAGTTTCCAAAGCCTCCGATCAGGACAAGGCAATGAAACTTCTTTTAGGAAAGCTTGTTTTAAATGATGTAAAGGTCAATTATAACAATACCGCCATTGCTCCTACCAAACAAGGCATGGACTTTAACCACCTGAATTTTTCAAAAATGAATGTGGAAGTAAGAAGCTTCAAAATGGAGAATAATACTTTTGCCGGAACTGTGAACACAGCAGAAATCAAAGAAGGAAGAGGCCTGGATATCCAGAAATTCAATACAGATTTCGTGTATGCAGAAAAGGAGGCTTATCTCAAAGACCTTTATCTACAAACCCCAAAAACAATCTTACGTGATGAGGTTATTTTAAACTATAACTCCATTGACCAGCTAAGCTCAAATCTTGGTGCGGTAAAGATCTCAGCTAACATTAAAGATTCAAAAATAGGATTCTCTGACATTCTGAATCTGGTTCCGACTTTAAGGAATACGGTTCCATTCAACAAATATCCGAACGCTATTCTAAATGTTAATGCCAATGTAAAAGGAAGCGTAAATGATCTTTTAATCAGGGATCTCAAAGTTTCAGGGCTGGATCAGCTTAGGGTAATGGCATCGGGGAAAATTAAAAATGCGATGAATCCTGATCAGTTGTATTACGATCTGAGAATCGGAGAATTTTCTTCCAGTGCCAAAACGATATTTAATCTTGTTCCGAAAAATACAATTCCTTCCAATATTTCCCTTCCTTCCCATTTCAGTATCAAAGGAAATGCAAAAGGCACGACTAAAGTAGTGAATACAGATCTGAACCTCTATTCCACGCTTGGAAATGCCGCTGTCATTGCACAAGTAGATATGCATAGGAAAAATCATGAGTTATATGATGTAAAAGCAAATCTTCAGGGCATACAGATAGGAAAAATTATTCAGAATAAAGATATTGGTCCCATCACAGCACAGATTGCAGCAAAAGGTGAAAGTTTTGATTTTAAAAATGCCAATGCGGACCTAAAAGGGCATATTGCTTCCGCGGTTTACAAAGGGTATCGTTATCAAAATATGAATCTTACCGGAAAGATCAACAAAGGTGCTTACCATGTTATTCTCGATTCAAAAGACCCGAATGCCAGTTTACAGCTGACCGCGTCCGGAGTGTATGATGAAAAAAATCCTACAGTAAAAGTGAATGGAGAAGTCATCAAACTGGATGTCAATAAACTTGGCTTCTACGAAAAACCGATGATCATTGCCGGAAAAATTGATGGTGATTTCACAAGTCTTGATCCAAATAATCTGAACGGATATCTGAACCTTAAAGATTTTGCATTCTCAGATACCAAAGAAGTATATCCGGTACAGGAAGTCAACCTGAAAGCTTCATCCACAAAGGATTCCACACAGATTATTTTCAATTCTCAGATCGCGGATGTAGAACTGAAAGGTAAATATAAACTTACCCAGATTTTTGGTGCTTTAACGAAAACTGTTAATCAATATTATCAGTTCCAGAAACCGGAAAAAAGTCAAAAAATTGATCCGGGGCAGCATTTTACCTTCACTGCGAAGATCAAAAATGATGATCTGATCAGAAAATTTGTTCCTGATCTGAAAGATTTTGAAACGATAAATCTTGTTGGAAATTATGATGCAGATTCTCAGAAAATTGAGATTGACGGGCAGATTCCAAGGTTATTATATGGTGAAAATACTATTGAAAAAGGAGCTTTAAAAGTTACCAATGAAAATCAGGCATTGCAGTACAGCCTGAATGTTGCTGCTTTAAAAAGTTCAAGTTTTTCTTTAAACAAAATAAACATTGACGGAGATGTTGCAGACAATACCATCCGATACAACGTCACTACAAAAGACGAGAAAGATGCTACTCAATTCCTGATTGCAGGAAATGCAAAATCACTGAATGACATTACAGAAATATCTTTAAACCCGAACGGATTAAAGCTCAATTATACAGATTGGAATGTTGCGGAAAACAACAAAATCCAGATCAGCAATAAAGGGATTCTGGCAGATAATTTCATTTTATCCAATGGAAACAGTGAAATTGCTGTTCAGTCTGAAAGCAACAGCCCAAGCAGTCCTTTAAACATCTCGTTGAAAGATTTTAAAATTGAAACCATTACGGAACTTATTAAAAAAGATACCGTTCTGGCAAGAGGAACCATTAATGGGACAGCACAGCTTCGGGATGTCACTAAAAAAATGACGTTCACTTCTGACCTGAATATCTCTGATTTAATCGTCTATGGAAGTCCTGTCCGAAATCTTGCAGTAAAAGTAAACAACGCTTCACCGAATCTTTTAAATGCTGATATTGCCCTTTCCGGAAATAACAATGATGTAAAAATCCTTGGAGATTATAATACTTCTTCCAGTACTTTCGATCTGAATATGGCGATCAATCAGCTTCAGATGAAGAGTATTCAAGGTTTTTCTATGAATGCAATTACCGATACGGAAGGTTATCTCTCAGGAAATTTAAAGATTACCGGAACTACTGATAAACCCAATGTTTTAGGAAAAGTAAAATTCAATGATGCAGGGCTGGAAATTGCAAAAACCGGAAGTGATTTCAGACATCTGAGCGATGAAATAGATTTTACCAGCCGTGGAATTGAGTTTGATAAATTTAAAATCAAAGATAAAGACGGAAATGCTCTTGTTGTGGACGGACAGGTTCTAACACAGACCTATAGAGATTTTGCTTTTAATCTGAATGTGAATGCTAAAAACTTCAAGGTTGTTAATTCAGAAAAGTCCAATGATGCCATGATGTATGGCATTCTTGCCATTGATGCAGGTCTTCATATCCGAGGTAATCTGGATCTTCCTAAGGTAGATGGGAAACTGAATGTAGCAGACAATACTGATTTCACTTTTGTTCTTCCTCAATCTACTCCATCTTTACAGGAAAGAGACGGTATTGTAGAGTTTGTGGATCAGGATCAGGTTGTTTTAAATAAAACGATCAAAGCAGATTCTCTTAATGCGCAAAGCCGTATTAAAGGCATGGACGTAAGTGTTAATATTGAAGTAAGTAAGGAAGCAAAACTTTCATTAATTATCGACAAGGCCAATGGTGATTTTGTCCAGCTTCAGGGTGAAGCAGAATTAACCGGAGGAATAGACCCATCAGGGAAAACTACACTGGTAGGCGTATATGAAGTAGAAAAAGGTAGTTATGATCTTTCTGTAAGCTTTCTGAAACGTAAGTTTGATATCCAGAAAGGAAGTACAATAACCTGGACCGGTGAACCTACGATGGCTATTATGGACATCACCGCTGTTTATAAAACAGAGGCAGCTCCTATTGATCTTGTGGAACAGCAGGTAGGAACTGAAAACGGAGGAGCTTCGCTGATCAATCAGTTCAAACAAAGAATTCCGTTCAATGCTTTATTGAAAATGAAAGGAGAGCTGTTGAAACCTCAGCTTACTTTTGATATTACTACAGAAGAAAAAAATAATTCTGTATCTACGAATGTAAAAGATGTTGTTGATCAAAAACTTGCCCAACTCAGAACTCTGGAATCTGAACTGAACAAACAGGTTTTTGCGTTACTGCTTCTGAACCGTTTTATCGGAGAAAATCCATTTGAAAGCGGCGCCGGAATGTCTGCAGAAACTATGGCCAGGCAAAGTGTAAGTAAGATTCTTT